The Oreochromis niloticus isolate F11D_XX linkage group LG15, O_niloticus_UMD_NMBU, whole genome shotgun sequence genome includes a region encoding these proteins:
- the tdrd6a gene encoding tudor domain-containing 6 isoform X1 yields MSSILGLPTRGSDVTVLISRVHVHPFCVLVEFWGKFSLERTAEYERLAKDIQSPGDTFQELEGKPGDQCLVQIESIWYRARIVSSNGSKYTVFLIDKGTTCRAITSRLAWGKKEHFQLPPEVEFCVLANVLPLSLENKWSPVALEFLKSLPGKCVSAHVQEVLVLNRTFLLHIPCISKQMYEMGFAKKLSPNIFQDFVLKSVQSHSGAEVSPEIKRLSVGPVEQLHKQGVFMYPELQGGTVETVVVTEVTNPQRIFCQLKVFSQELKKLSDQLTQSCEGRMPNCIIGPEMIGFPCSARGSDGKWYRSVLQQVFPTSNMVEVLNVDSGTKEFVKVDNVRSLAAEFFRMPVVTYICSLHGVIDKGVGWTTTKIDYLKSLLLYKTMIAKFEYQSISEGVHYVTLYGDDNTNMNILFGSKQGCLLDCEKTLGDYAILNTAHRQPHPAQQERKMLTPGEVMEEKEGKAVAERVPAEVLLLNSSHVAVVQHVTNPSEFYIQTQNYTKQLNELMDTVCQLYKDSVNKGSVRIPTVGLYCAAKAADGDFYRATVTKVGETQVEVFFVDYGNTEVVDRRNLRILPAEFKKLPRLALKCTLAGVRPKDGRWSQSASVFFRKAVTDKELKVHVLAKYDSGYVVHLTDPKAEGEQQVSTLLCNSGLAEKADKPGQCKNTMHPAITPPTQYPDASPPCGNRDTGLALQVQNIIGLSQKEGRMATFKEHMFPIGSVLDVNVSFIESPNDFWCQLVYNAGLLKLLMDDIQAHYAGSEFQPNVEMACVARHPGNGLWYRALVIHKHETHVDVLFVDYGQTETVSFQDLRRISPEFLTLHGQAFRCSLLNPIDPTSAVTEWSEEAVERFKNFVDSAASNFVILKCTIYAVMCSEQKIVFNIVDLETPFESICTSVVNVMKSTPPKKATGASFRLDTYYYSTHNVKTGMEEEVTVTCVNNVSQFYCQLEKNADVINDLKMKVSSFCRQLENVKLPAVFGTLCFARYTDGQWYRGQIKATKPALLVHFVDYGDTIEVDKSDLLPVPREANDIMSVPVQAVVCGLSDVPANVSSEVNSWFETTATECKFRALVVAREPDGKVLVELYLGNTQINSKLKKKFHIEMHTESQVVCHGWRAFEASPSYSQKTKCTTKMEGNTQFLKKSSFSASKPFTLRDDGKSNEMNLWNKTTKSVHENGQRIKSPRLELYTPPQQRESSAGGNVRSSDLPTDAKKLKSTVNGTESQKESNAEKLPKLSDLPSNFITPGMVADVYVSHCNSPVSFHVQCVSDEDHIYSLVEKLNDPSSTAETNGLKDVRPDDLVQAQFTDDSSWYRAVVRELHGDAMALIEFVDFGNTAMTPLSKMGRLHKNFLQLPMYSTHCMLSDAAGLGEEVVVDPDVVSTFKEKISSSGEKVFKCQFVRKIGSVWEVNLEDNGVKVTYKVPTADPEITSEKLEQVKEEPSQVSDIREVPERSVLSHCSPHNFLEDLFEGHKLEAYVTVINDDQTFWCQSASSEEHDEILLGLSEVENSTGQNYIDPDALVPGSLCVARFLDDEFWYRAEVIDKNEGELSVFFLDYGNKARVSITDVREMPPCLLKIPPQAFLCELEGFDALCGYWESGAKVELSALIDVKLLQLTVTKLARATGTIFVQVECEGQVINELMKTWWKSFITESKAKADGLPDSDEASVQTDSTVNESVVPDDQVENPKTQEVENSHIHFEKDNSDELSTDQFEPCTEDEVQKLSTPKSSKDSVHLQFFGIQEESVSTENIEVQASEILIKERFPGDSGIDESILSPLDNQDDKDKNVLTMNFSMEDTIKDTEEEQALVMDPLGTNVSSSPVDENLLETTDDLERTAKSDKESLLEEMNAVSYSSDITNVSDPAKNQDGMTASVGSGTSLNRRTAVKLVPRSAVSLMESTDLGTEVSKQIPTKLVLPSLVPPEEQLGSAPKEPESEAGDCMCQQEVSCATTQAESDSVSDEESLVHLSIPNSDTDEAASEPLTYTVSSLEKGDEIEEVTCCSEEACVTDVCTEQKQPSGDGEDCLSCVTAEEMVQNGSLETPSGNTVEGGDVALEDRGPWTTTTSSGDDSITEDETLCLREDTLSALQSDAEPQTSTAIKSSDLNSLVEEVTCLVGEICLTDVCRDLKEEAEMLTEECELQEHPPSQQNEVRKSFDDSVPTDELPSP; encoded by the exons ATGTCATCAATCTTAGGACTCCCTACACGAGGATCAGATGTAACTGTTCTCATATCCAGGGTCCACGTGCATCCCTTTTGTGTACTTGTGGAATTCTGGGGAAAATTTAGCCTGGAGAGGACTGCAGAGTATGAACGTCTAGCTAAAGACATTCAGTCCCCTGGGGACACTTTTCAAGAACTGGAAGGAAAACCTGGTGACCAGTGCTTGGTTCAAATTGAGAGTATTTGGTATAGGGCTCGCATAGTCTCAAGTAATGGCTCGAAATACACAGTGTTTCTCATTGACAAAGGAACAACATGCCGTGCCATCACAAGTAGGCTTGCATGGGGTAAAAAGGAGCATTTCCAACTGCCTCCTGAAGTGGAGTTTTGTGTGCTAGCTAACGTGCTACCACTGTCACTTGAGAACAAATGGTCCCCAGTGGCTCTTGAATTTCTGAAATCTCTTCCTGGGAAGTGTGTGTCAGCACATGTGCAGGAAGTACTAGTCCTGAACAGAACATTCCTCCTGCACATACCTTGCATATCCAAACAAATGTATGAGATGGGATTTGCCAAGAAACTATCCCCAAACATCTTCCAGGACTTTGTCCTAAAGTCAGTGCAGTCCCATAGTGGAGCTGAGGTTTCTCCAGAGATCAAACGGCTGTCCGTGGGACCTGTTGAACAACTGCACAAGCAAGGGGTGTTCATGTACCCAGAGCTACAGGGAGGAACTGTAGAGACTGTCGTTGTAACAGAAGTGACAAATCCACAGAGGATTTTTTGCCAGTTAAAGGTCTTCTCTCAAGAGCTGAAGAAACTGTCTGATCAACTTACACAGAGTTGCGAAGGGAGAATGCCCAATTGCATTATAGGCCCAGAAATGATTGGGTTTCCATGTTCTGCAAGGGGAAGTGATGGCAAATGGTACCGCTCTGTTCTACAGCAGGTATTTCCAACCAGTAACATGGTGGAAGTATTGAATGTTGACAGTGGAACCAAAGAGTTTGTTAAAGTGGACAATGTAAGGTCACTGGCTGCAGAGTTCTTTAGGATGCCAGTTGTCACTTACATCTGCTCTCTCCATGGAGTTATTGACAAAGGGGTAGGATGGACAACCACAAAAATTGACTACCTCAAGTCTCTCCTGCTGTACAAGACGATGATTGCCAAATTTGAGTACCAAAGCATCTCAGAGGGTGTTCACTATGTCACTCTTTATGGGGATGACAATACAAACATGAACATCTTGTTTGGTTCCAAACAGGGCTGTTTGCTGGACTGTGAAAAAACACTGGGAGATTATGCTATCCTCAACACAGCACACAGGCAACCGCATCCAGCCcagcaagaaagaaaaatgctaaCTCCTGGAGAAGTTatggaagaaaaagaagggaaagCAGTTGCAGAGAGGGTGCCTGCTGAAGTTCTTCTGCTAAACTCTTCACATGTGGCAGTTGTTCAGCATGTAACAAACCCATCAGAGTTTTACATCCAAACGCAAAACTATACAAAGCAGTTGAATGAATTAATGGATACTGTCTGCCAACTGTACAAAGATTCTGTGAATAAAGGATCTGTTAGAATTCCAACTGTTGGACTCTACTGTGCAGCCAAAGCAGCAGATGGTGATTTCTACAGAGCAACTGTGACTAAAGTTGGTGAGACACAAGTCGAGGTATTCTTTGTTGATTATGGAAATACAGAAGTGGTCGATAGGAGAAACCTCAGGATACTTCCTGCTGAGTTCAAAAAGCTGCCACGGTTGGCACTAAAATGTACTCTGGCTGGTGTCAGACCTAAAGATGGGAGATGGAGTCAGAGTGCCTCTGTCTTTTTCAGAAAAGCAGTAACCGATAAAGAACTAAAAGTCCATGTACTGGCCAAATATGATAGTGGCTATGTTGTCCATCTGACAGATCCTAAAGCAGAGGGAGAACAACAAGTCAGTACACTGTTGTGTAATTCTGGTCTTGCTGAAAAGGCTGACAAACCAGGGCAGTGCAAAAACACAATGCATCCTGCTATTACGCCTCCCACACAATATCCAGATGCCAGCCCACCATGTGGGAATAGGGACACTGGATTGGCTCTCCAGGTCCAAAACATAATTGGCCTTAGCCAGAAAGAAGGAAGAATGGCTACCTTTAAGGAACACATGTTTCCCATCGGAAGTGTCCTTGATGTCAATGTGTCCTTCATTGAAAGCCCAAATGACTTTTGGTGCCAGCTAGTTTATAATGCAGGACTCTTGAAATTGCTCATGGATGACATACAGGCACACTATGCAGGCAGTGAGTTTCAGCCAAATGTCGAAATGGCTTGTGTTGCTCGTCACCCTGGTAACGGATTGTGGTACAGGGCCCTTGTGATTCATAAACATGAAACTCATGTGGATGTGTTGTTTGTTGACTATGGCCAGACAGAGACAGTCTCCTTCCAAGACCTGAGGAGAATCAGCCCAGAATTTCTTACTCTGCATGGTCAGGCTTTTCGATGCAGTCTGTTAAATCCCATTGACCCTACATCTGCTGTAACTGAGTGGAGCGAAGAGGCAGTAGAAAGGTTTAAAAACTTTGTGGACTCGGCTGCTTCCAACTTTGTGATTCTGAAATGCACCATATATGCTGTCATGTGCAGTGAGCAGAAGATTGTTTTCAACATTGTGGATCTAGAAACTCCATTTGAGAGTATTTGCACTAGTGTGGTAAATGTCATGAAAAGTACACCTCCCAAAAAAGCTACAGGAGCATCTTTTCGTCTGGATACATACTATTACTCAACACACAATGTCAAAACTGGGATGGAGGAAGAGGTCACAGTGACATGTGTGAACAATGTCAGTCAGTTCTACTGCCAGCTTGAAAAGAATGCTGATGTGATAAATGACCTCAAGATGAAAGTGAGCAGTTTTTGTCGTCAGCTTGAGAATGTAAAGCTTCCAGCAGTCTTTGGAACTCTGTGCTTTGCAAGATATACTGATGGGCAGTGGTACAGAGGGCAGATCAAGGCCACAAAGCCAGCACTCCTGGTTCACTTTGTGGATTACGGGGACACTATTGAAGTAGATAAATCTGACTTGCTCCCAGTTCCCAGAGAGGCAAATGACATCATGTCTGTGCCTGTGCAAGCAGTAGTGTGTGGTCTTTCTGATGTTCCTGCTAATGTTTCCAGTGAGGTGAACAGCTGGTTTGAGACAACTGCAACAGAATGCAAATTCCGGGCGCTAGTAGTAGCCAGAGAACCTGATGGGAAAGTCCTAGTTGAGCTCTATCTTGGAAACACTCAGATCAATTCAAAGCTCAAGAAAAAGTTTCATATTGAGATGCACACAGAAAGCCAGGTTGTCTGCCATGGTTGGAGAGCTTTTGAGGCTTCACCGAGTTATTCGCAAAAGACAAAATGCACCACAAAAATGGAAGGTAACACACAGTTCCTGAAGAAAAGCAGTTTCTCTGCTTCAAAACCTTTTACTTTAAGGGATGATGGGAAATCTAACGAAATGAACCTTTggaacaaaacaacaaagtcaGTTCATGAAAATGGTCAAAGGATCAAGAGTCCGCGACTAGAGTTGTACACACCTCCACAGCAAAGGGAGTcatctgctggtggcaatgtcagATCTTCAGATCTTCCAACAGATGCCAAGAAACTCAAGTCAACAGTAAATGGCACAGAATCCCAAAAGGAAAGTAATGCTGAAAAGCTTCCTAAACTTTCAGACTTGCCCTCAAATTTTATCACACCTGGTATGGTAGCAGATGTCTACGTGTCACATTGCAACAGCCCAGTAAGTTTCCACGTGCAGTGTGTAAGCGATGAGGATCATATATATTCCCTGGTAGAAAAGCTCAATGACCCCAGTTCAACTGCAGAAACCAACGGGCTCAAAGATGTGCGTCCAGATGACCTTGTTCAAGCACAGTTCACAGATGATTCCTCATGGTACCGAGCAGTTGTAAGAGAACTTCACGGTGATGCAATGGCTCTCATTGAGTTTGTTGATTTTGGCAATACAGCCATGACTCCACTTTCCAAGATGGGCAGACTCCACAAGAATTTCTTGCAGCTGCCGATGTACAGCACACACTGTATGCTGAGTGATGCTGCTGGTCTTGGGGAAGAGGTTGTAGTTGATCCAGATGTGGTGTCAACTTTCAAAGAAAAGATTTCTAGTAGTGGAGAAAAAGTGTTCAAGTGCCAGTTTGTCAGGAAGATTGGGTCTGTGTGGGAAGTTAACCTTGAAGACAATGGTGTGAAGGTTACGTATAAAGTGCCTACTGCAGATCCTGAAATCACTTCAGAGAAACTTGAGCAAGTAAAGGAAGAGCCATCCCAGGTGTCTGATATCAGAGAAGTGCCAGAGAGATCAGTGCTGAGCCACTGCTCCCCACATAACTTTCTAGAAGACCTTTTTGAGGGGCATAAATTGGAAGCCTATGTCACAGTTATAAATGATGATCAGACTTTCTGGTGTCAGTCTGCTAGTTCAGAAGAACATGATGAGATCTTATTAGGTCTCTCAGAAGTTGAGAATTCAACAGGTCAGAACTATATTGATCCAGATGCTCTCGTTCCTGGAAGTCTATGTGTTGCTCGCTTTTTAGATGATGAGTTTTGGTATCGTGCAGAGGTCATTGACAAAAATGAGGGTGagctctctgttttctttttggacTATGGAAACAAGGCTAGAGTCAGCATAACAGATGTGAGAGAAATGCCACCTTGCTTGTTGAAGATTCCACCACAGGCATTTTTGTGTGAGCTTGAAGGCTTTGATGCTTTATGTGGATATTGGGAAAGTGGAGCAAAGGTTGAATTGTCTGCACTTATAGATGTCAAACTGTTGCAGTTGACTGTCACAAAACTAGCAAGAGCTACAGGAACAATCTTTGTGCAGGTGGAATGCGAAGGTCAGGTGATCAACGAGTTGATGAAAACCTGGTGGAAGAGCTTCATAACGGAAAGTAAAGCGAAAGCAGATGGACTGcctgattcagatgaagcatcAGTGCAGACTGACTCAACTGTAAATGAGTCTGTGGTACCTGACGATCAAGTAGAGAATCCCAAAACCCAGGAAGTAGAAAACTCTCATATCCACTTTGAGAAAGACAACAGTGATGAGCTCAGCACTGATCAGTTTGAGCCTTGCACAGAAGATGAGGTACAAAAATTAAGTACTCCAAAGTCCTCTAAAGATTCAGTTCatcttcagttttttgggaTCCAAGAAGAAAGTGTTTCCACAGAGAACATCGAAGTCCAAGCCTCTGAAATATTGATCAAGGAGAGGTTTCCTGGCGATAGTGGTATAGATGAAAGTATATTATCTCCACTTGATAACCAagatgacaaagacaaaaatgttTTGACTATGAACTTCAGCATGGAGGACACTATCAAAGACACTGAAGAGGAGCAAGCCTTGGTAATGGACCCTCTTGGAACCAATGTCTCAAGTTCTCCAGTGGATGAGAACCTTTTAgagacaacagatgacctagAGAGAACTGCAAAATCTGACAAGGAATCTCTACTTGAAGAGATGAACGCAGTTTCCTACAGCTCTGACATCACGAATGTTTCTG ATCCAGCCAAAAACCAAGATGGAATGACAGCTTCTGTAGGAAGTGGTACTTCCCTGAACCGTAGGACAGCAGTGAAATTG GTTCCGCGGAGCGCTGTTAGTCTAATGGAAAGTACTGATCTAGGAACTGAAGTCTCAAAACAG ATTCCGACTAAATTAGTGCTCCCCTCCCTTGTGCCTCCTGAGGAGCAGTTGGGCA GTGCTCCCAAAGAACCAGAAAGTGAGGCCGGAGATTGCATGTGTCAGCAAGAGGTTTCATGTGCTACCACACAAGCTGAG AGTGACTCAGTGAGCGATGAGGAGTCCTTGGTTCATCTCAGCATTCCAAATTCAG ACACTGACGAAGCTGCCAGTGAGCCCCTGACGTACACTGTGTCCTCGCTGGAGAAG gGCGATGAGATTGAAGAAGTGACCTGTTGTAGTGAAGAGGCTTGCGTAACAGATGTCTGCACAG aGCAAAAACAGCCGAGTGGTGATGGTGAAGATTGTCtgagctgtgtgacagcagagGAAATG GTCCAGAATGGATCACTTG AAACTCCTTCAGGGAACACCGTGGAAGGTGGTGATGTTGCCCTAGAGGATCGAGGACCATGGACTACTACTACTTCTAGCGGG GACGACTCGATAACCGAAGATGAGACGTTGTGTCTTCGTGAGGATACACTTTCTG CTTTACAATCTGATGCTGAGCCACAGACCTCCACAGCTATTAAATCTTCAGATTTG AATAGCCTGGTTGAAGAGGTGACCTGTCTTGTTGGAGAGATCTGTTTGACAGACGTCTGTAGAg